Proteins from one Embleya scabrispora genomic window:
- a CDS encoding transglycosylase domain-containing protein, which translates to MEARAAARAGGRRAANGGAAGGRSRSEAGPPRRKRFIDYPRYGKTGIRRWLPSIKQILAMILFFLASLMGLAALAYAMVKVPDPNANTTYQSNIYYYSDGVTEIGRTGQVNRQNVTVDQIPKHVQKAVIAAENRSFYSDSGVSPKGLLRAGVTMVKGGDTQGGSTITQQYVKNTYLTQERTFKRKFSEIFIALKVDRQMRKDDILVGYLNTAFYGRNAYGIQAAAQAYYGKNVGDLNVAEGAYLATLLNAPGIYDVIEFPGQLEKVKGRWAYALDGMVKEGWLTKAERDTLQFPMPIKPKPAANKAGQAGYLMKVTDQYLKANNVIPDAELARGGFKIVTTFDKAKQDAAVAAVNDELRADLKPERESDRYVRTGLASMVPGDGAVVALYGGADFVQQEFNDAVRRDVQAGSTFKLFTLATALRTGGADGKPIGPDSMYNGDSKIPIKMRNGQNYKDPQTGKDVLTPNEGDTMYGNISITRAMEKSANTVFLQLAADVGPENVKKAAIDAGLPPTLDDFVTTPLVTLGVTQPSAMDMAEAYATFAARGLHAEPYFVKDITHDGSKVDLPKHKTEQIFDKNVADTVNQVMRRVVDNPPLNDGTGREAKALNRPVAGKTGTTDSNLSAWFVGYTPNLATSVALFREDPNTHRHLSLKGLGGGDESVHGGGIPTKLWTAYMKSALQGMPSTDFSLPGEKFDNKDRATSPPPTTAPPTTRAPSTPPPTSSAPPTTPPATTTAPGGGSHGSSGDPGGGGNTGKPTNTGKPTNTESGGPGGPGGPGSRGGANGFIIGGRSSGG; encoded by the coding sequence GTGGAGGCCCGAGCGGCCGCCCGCGCCGGGGGCCGGCGGGCCGCCAACGGCGGGGCGGCCGGCGGCCGATCCCGCTCCGAGGCCGGTCCGCCCCGGAGGAAGCGGTTCATCGACTACCCGAGGTACGGCAAGACCGGCATTCGTCGCTGGCTGCCGTCCATCAAGCAGATCCTGGCGATGATCCTGTTCTTCCTCGCGTCGCTGATGGGGCTCGCGGCCCTGGCGTACGCGATGGTCAAGGTGCCCGACCCGAACGCGAACACGACCTATCAGTCGAACATCTACTACTACTCCGACGGCGTCACCGAGATCGGACGCACCGGGCAGGTCAACCGGCAGAACGTGACGGTGGACCAGATTCCCAAGCACGTGCAGAAGGCCGTGATCGCCGCGGAGAACCGCTCCTTCTACAGCGACTCCGGCGTCTCGCCGAAGGGCCTGCTGCGGGCCGGGGTCACCATGGTCAAGGGCGGTGACACGCAGGGTGGTTCGACCATCACCCAGCAGTACGTCAAGAACACGTACCTGACCCAGGAGCGCACCTTCAAGCGCAAGTTCAGCGAGATCTTCATCGCGCTGAAGGTCGACCGGCAGATGCGCAAGGACGACATCCTCGTCGGCTACCTCAACACCGCCTTCTACGGCCGCAACGCGTACGGCATCCAGGCCGCCGCGCAGGCCTACTACGGCAAGAACGTCGGCGACCTGAACGTGGCCGAGGGCGCCTACCTGGCCACCCTGCTCAACGCGCCGGGCATCTACGACGTGATCGAGTTCCCGGGCCAGTTGGAGAAGGTCAAGGGCCGCTGGGCGTACGCGCTGGACGGCATGGTCAAGGAGGGCTGGCTGACCAAGGCGGAGCGCGACACGCTCCAGTTCCCGATGCCGATCAAGCCCAAGCCGGCCGCGAACAAGGCCGGTCAGGCCGGTTACCTGATGAAGGTGACCGACCAGTACCTCAAGGCCAACAACGTGATACCCGACGCGGAACTCGCCCGCGGCGGGTTCAAGATCGTCACCACGTTCGACAAGGCCAAGCAGGACGCGGCGGTCGCGGCGGTCAACGACGAGTTGAGGGCGGATCTGAAACCGGAACGCGAGTCGGACCGCTACGTCCGTACCGGCCTGGCCTCGATGGTGCCCGGCGACGGCGCGGTGGTCGCGCTGTACGGCGGTGCCGACTTCGTCCAGCAGGAGTTCAACGACGCGGTCAGACGCGACGTCCAGGCCGGTTCGACGTTCAAGCTGTTCACCCTCGCGACGGCGCTGCGCACCGGCGGCGCGGACGGCAAACCCATCGGCCCGGACAGCATGTACAACGGCGACAGCAAGATCCCGATCAAGATGCGAAACGGGCAGAACTACAAGGACCCACAAACGGGCAAGGACGTCCTCACCCCCAACGAGGGTGACACGATGTACGGCAACATCTCGATCACCAGAGCCATGGAGAAGTCGGCGAACACCGTCTTCCTCCAACTCGCCGCCGACGTGGGACCCGAGAACGTCAAGAAGGCCGCGATCGACGCCGGCCTACCGCCCACCCTCGACGACTTCGTGACGACCCCGCTGGTGACCCTCGGCGTCACCCAGCCGAGCGCGATGGACATGGCCGAGGCGTACGCGACCTTCGCGGCGCGCGGGCTTCACGCGGAACCGTACTTCGTCAAGGACATCACGCACGACGGTTCGAAGGTCGATCTGCCCAAGCACAAGACCGAGCAAATCTTCGACAAGAACGTCGCGGACACGGTCAACCAGGTCATGCGGCGGGTCGTCGACAACCCGCCGCTGAACGACGGCACCGGCCGAGAGGCGAAGGCGTTGAACCGACCGGTGGCCGGCAAGACCGGTACCACGGACAGCAACCTCTCCGCGTGGTTCGTGGGCTACACGCCCAACCTGGCCACCTCGGTGGCGCTGTTCCGCGAGGACCCGAACACCCACCGCCACCTTTCCCTCAAGGGCTTGGGCGGTGGGGACGAATCCGTGCACGGTGGTGGCATCCCCACGAAGCTCTGGACCGCGTACATGAAGAGCGCCCTCCAAGGAATGCCGTCCACGGACTTCAGCCTGCCCGGCGAGAAATTCGACAACAAGGACAGGGCGACGTCGCCGCCGCCGACCACCGCGCCGCCGACCACGCGGGCGCCCAGCACCCCGCCGCCGACGTCCAGCGCGCCGCCGACCACGCCGCCGGCGACGACGACCGCGCCCGGTGGCGGTTCGCACGGCAGCAGCGGTGACCCCGGAGGGGGCGGGAACACCGGCAAGCCGACGAACACCGGCAAGCCGACGAACACCGAAAGCGGCGGCCCTGGCGGGCC
- a CDS encoding PadR family transcriptional regulator codes for MSRRGGVLEFAILGLLHDSPMHGYELRKRLNTVLGSFRAIAYGTLYPCLKSLLERGLLAEEVPEVTALAGSKRSRIVYQLTAQGKEHFQELLSESGPSAWEDENFGVHFAFFGRTDHEVRMRILEGRRSRLEERLDRVRGSLTRTREKLDGYTLELQRHGLESVEREVRWLNELITAERHAGATPDPAGPETPVDTSKDADRLRTPTQDVASDPSASNN; via the coding sequence ATGAGCAGGCGCGGTGGCGTCCTCGAATTCGCGATCCTCGGTCTGCTGCACGACTCCCCCATGCACGGCTACGAGTTGCGCAAGCGGCTCAACACCGTGCTCGGTTCGTTCCGTGCCATCGCCTACGGCACCCTCTATCCGTGCCTGAAGTCCCTGCTGGAACGGGGTCTGCTCGCGGAGGAGGTTCCGGAGGTGACGGCACTCGCCGGCAGCAAGCGGTCCCGGATCGTCTACCAGCTGACGGCACAGGGCAAGGAGCACTTCCAAGAACTGCTGTCCGAGTCCGGGCCCTCGGCCTGGGAGGACGAGAACTTCGGCGTGCACTTCGCCTTCTTCGGTCGAACCGACCACGAGGTGCGCATGCGTATCCTCGAGGGTCGGCGCAGCCGGCTCGAGGAGCGTCTCGACCGGGTGCGCGGGTCGCTGACCCGGACACGGGAGAAGCTCGACGGCTACACCCTCGAGTTGCAGCGACACGGCTTGGAGTCGGTCGAGCGCGAAGTGCGCTGGCTGAACGAGCTCATCACCGCCGAGCGGCACGCCGGAGCGACTCCGGACCCCGCCGGCCCCGAAACCCCGGTCGACACGTCGAAGGACGCCGACCGGCTTCGGACCCCCACCCAGGACGTGGCCTCGGACCCGTCCGCATCCAACAACTGA